From a single Apium graveolens cultivar Ventura chromosome 2, ASM990537v1, whole genome shotgun sequence genomic region:
- the LOC141705885 gene encoding serine/threonine-protein kinase BSK7-like isoform X2 translates to MQQFTHCDQVLFAVAVVEYIDDLYAHFKKAEVSSNELMGVPDNNAAFPLSPLGDAFLRKDLTSIHEILEKLGYKDDEGAATELSFQTWTHQVH, encoded by the exons ATGCAGCAATTTACCCATT GTGACCAAGTGCTATTTGCCGTTGCCGTTGTCGAATACATCGATGACCTTTATGCCCACTTCAAGAAAGCTGAG GTCTCATCTAATGAGCTAATGGGGGTACCAGACAACAATGCTGCTTTTCCTTTATCTCCACTTGGTGATGCCTTCTTGAGAAAGGATTTGACATCTATACATGAAATACTAGAAAAACTCGGGTACAAAGATGATGAGGGAGCTGCAACTGAG CTGTCATTTCAGACGTGGACACATCAGGTTCATTAA
- the LOC141705885 gene encoding serine/threonine-protein kinase BSK7-like isoform X1 yields the protein MGSLTAYLISILYVEYITKKEREKVDFRNHVIQVSSNELMGVPDNNAAFPLSPLGDAFLRKDLTSIHEILEKLGYKDDEGAATELSFQTWTHQVH from the exons ATGGGAAGTTTGACAGCCTATCTAATCAGTATTCTCTATGTTGAGTACATAacaaaaaaagaaagagaaaaagtTGATTTCAGAAACCATGTCATTCAG GTCTCATCTAATGAGCTAATGGGGGTACCAGACAACAATGCTGCTTTTCCTTTATCTCCACTTGGTGATGCCTTCTTGAGAAAGGATTTGACATCTATACATGAAATACTAGAAAAACTCGGGTACAAAGATGATGAGGGAGCTGCAACTGAG CTGTCATTTCAGACGTGGACACATCAGGTTCATTAA